A stretch of DNA from Staphylococcus equorum:
TATACTGAATACGTTAGAGGCACTTTTTAAATTAGTGAATATATTTATATGAACTTACTTGTGATGCAGGAATCGTTCTATAAGTTACAATTCCTGGTGACGCACCGTAATTCATTTCTGAAATAGTAATACTACCGTTAGAATTAACAGATTCTACAAATGCAACATGACCATAATAACCTTGATCAGATTGTAAAATAGATCCTACTGTTGCCTTATGGTCAACTGTGTAACCATCAGCTGCAGCACCAGTATCCCAACTATTAGCATTCCACCAATATGTACTAATACCTTTACCAATTTGTGCACGTTTGTTAAATACATGATATGTACATTGGCCCCAGTCATATAAATTAGAATGATTGAATATCGGCGTGTTATAGCCAGTAGAACCTGATGAGCCTGATCCACCAGTTGAAGCTGTTCCCGATACTTTCAACTTCTGTCCCGGATAAATATTAGTATTTGATAAACCATTTAAACTCATGATTTTTTGATAAGTCGTGCCATATCTTGCAGCGATTGCTGATAAAGAATCGCCTGATTTTACTGTATATGTCGTTGTACTACCGCTGCTCGTCCCACCTGATGAACTTGAACCACCAGTTGAAGCTGTTCCCGATACTTTCAACTTCTGCCCCGGGTAAATATTAGTGTTTGATAGGTTATTTAAACTCATGATTTTTTGGTAAGTCGTACCGTGTTTAGCAGCTATACCTGATAACGTATCTCCTGATTTCACAGTATATGTTGACCCTGATGATGTATTCGTTGATGTACTTGTTGAACCAGAAACTTTCAATGTTTGATTAGGAAAAATAACGTTAGACGTCAAATTATTCAACGATTTCAACTTTGAAATTGAAATATCGTATTTATTCGCTATTGACCACAGGGAATCCCCACTCTTAACTTTATAAGTTGTTGCAGCATCAGCATTTGCTGAAGTTACAGCCGCTATCGCGCTTGTCCCTATTACAGTTGCAATTATTTTTTTACGCAATTATGTAAACCTCCCAATATTTCTTTTTACATTTTATCATTCATTGCTCACTATATTATTATACAACTTAAAATTGCGCGTGAGTATATTATTTGTATGACATTCATATTACAAACAAGCACTACTCGTAATATAAACGCCTTCATGATTCCCCATTCATTTAATACTGTTCAAATGTTTGAATCCGAATATCATCTATGCCAAAGTAATCACTTAGTAATGTTTGATAATTGTTTTGTGTTACTGGAATTTTTTGAACTTCCCCATTCTTTGCTATCGTTAAATGTGCATTAGATAATGTAACTCTTCCGTATGTTTTCGCTTTACTAACCAATAATTTTTGAACAAAAATAGAGTCTGAATGATGTTGATTAAATTCAATTCCCGCTGCAAAATCCTTAAGTGTTTTAGAGATATCAATTGCTCTATATTGTGTTTCCCAATCATCTTTTTTATACTTTTGCATTTCAATTGTATATGTATCAATATGTTTAACTCGAAACTTACCATTTACATCTATTACTTCATTTTGATTTGTAATAAGTGGCATCGCTTTCTTAGGAACATCCGCATAACCAACATCGACAAGATATTTATGATGATTCAAACTTACAATCAAAGCCATATGAGAGCCTTCCATTGCCCACTCTTTACCTGTATTAATTGTTGCAGAAACCATATAAACGTCAAAACCTTTTTCCTTTAAAAAGCTGTGAAACAATCTATTTTGTTCATAACAAAAACCACCTCTATGCTCTTGAATGATTTTATGAAGCATAGTTTCATCATCTAGTGCGATGAGTTGCTTATTTAGAACATTAATATTTTCAAACGGCACATGTAGTACATATTTGTGAATATAATGGTTCAACGTTTCTAAATCTACTTTATTGTAATAATCAGAATTAATATTTAAGTACGCTTCCAATCGTTTAAAGTTTGTCATTTACTGATACTCCTTTTAACACGATATTCTATTACTTGTACCATACTATTTTAGCTGATTTAATCCGCATCAGACAAACAGACTGTTTTGACGAGCATGGCATGTTATTTATGTCCAGTCCTTAAAATATTGTTGTCTCATAAATACCTAACATTCATATTCTGCTTTCATATAATAGATGTTATGATGATTTGTATAAATCATTTTAATATTGACACGAAGGAAATATACCGATACTGTGTATATTCAATATCATTTTTTAATTTACTTAGCATATATGGTGTAATTTTCAAAAAATGTGCTTTACGAATGGCTCAACAGCCCTATCTCGCACTTTTATTTTAAATTTATAACCGTTTTATATTCCTATGCAGGTTACATTAGAAAATGTATTAAATATTTTTTAGCGAACAAAACATTTGATTATTTTAAATTTTCAGAGTATTCATACAATATAGACTTATTAATGGGGGTAATTTTTTGACTAAAGAAACAGAACATACAGAAGATAAAAAAGATTTGCGTATACGCAGCAAAGTCATTAGTGAAGGTGTAAGTCGTACACCTAACCGTTCCTATCTACGTGCACTTGGCTTTGAAGATGAAGATTTCAAAAAACCGATGATTGGTGTAGCAAGTACATGGAGTGAAGTAACACCATGTAACATGCACATTGATGGTTTAGCGCGTGCATCTAAACAAGGTATTAGTGAAGCTGGGGCCTCACCTCTTATTTTCAACACCATTACTGTCTCTGACGGTATTTCCATGGGTACAGATGGCATGCGTTTCTCACTACCGAGTCGTGAAGTTATTGCTGATTCAATCGAAACTGTAGTAAGTGCAGAGAATTTAGATGGCGTTGTGGCAATTGGCGGCTGTGATAAGAATATGCCTGGTTGTATGATTGGTATTGCACGTCTTAACTTGCCTGCTGTTTTCGTATTTGGTGGCACGATTATGCCTGGTAAATTAGACGGCAAAGATTTAGATGCCGTTTCAGCATTTGAAGGCGTAGGTCAATACAATAACGGAGAAATCGAAAAAGAAGCATTACATAAAGTAGAATGTGCAGCATGTCCTGGCGCAGGCGCTTGTGGTGGTATGTTTACTGCAAACACTATGTCTTCAGCTATAGAAGCAATGGGCATGAGTTTACCTGGAAGTGCCTCTCATCCAGCTGTATCGACAAACAAAATGAAAGATAGTAGAGCTGCCGGAAAAGCAGTTTATAACTTATTAGAACAAGATATTTATCCTAAAGACATCATGACGAAAGAAGCCTTTGAAAATGCAATCACAGTCGTTATGGCATTAGGTGGTTCTACAAATGCTATTTTACATCTATTAGCTATTGCACATACGATTGAAGTAGATCTGACACTTGATGATTTTGAAAAAATTCGTAAACGTGTGCCACACATTGCTGACTTAAGACCAAGTGGTAAATACGTTATGGCACATCTTGATGAAGCAGGTGGTATTCCTGGAGTAATGAAATTACTTTATGACAACGGCTTAATCCATGGCGATTGCCTAACAGTAACTGGTAAAACTGTTGCTGAAAACTTAGAAAATGAATCTGGCTTAACTGATAATAAAGAAATTATTAATTTTGATAAACCTAAACATGCGACTGGTCCACTTGTTATCTTAAAAGGTAACCTTGCACCAGAAGGCGCAGTTGCTAAAATTTCAGGATTAAGTGTAACTTATATTAAAGGACCAGCACGTGTATTCGATTCTGAATCTAAAGCAACAAAAGCGATTCTTAATGACGATATTAAACCTGGTGACGTCGTAGTTATCCGTTATGCTGGTCCTAAAGGCGCACCTGGCATGCCTGAAATGTTATCCGCATCATCTATTTTAGTAGGTAAAGGATTAGGCGAATCTGTTGCTTTAGTCACAGATGGCCGTTTCTCAGGTGGTTCACATGGTCTCGTAATCGGACACGCTGCACCCGAATCAATGGTAGGTGGACCAATGGCCTTACTAGAAGAAAACGACACTGTTACAATCGATGCTGAAAATCTTGAAATAAGCTTTGATGTATCAGATGAAGAACTTGAACGTCGTAGTCAACAATGGCAAGCGCCACCATCAAAAGCTACTCGAGGTACACTCGCAAAATATGCTAAACTCGTGTCTTCTGCTTCTAAAGGTGCTATCACAGACTAATATATTAAAACATTTCTACCCACTTTAACTAAAGTATTATCATAATGAACATTTATTCCGTTCTTTATGGTAATGCTTTTTATTTTTGAATATTTTAAAAAAAGAATCGTGAAAAACACTTTTGCATGCGTTGTCGTTTTATTTTGCGAATTATTCGCACTTACGAATGATTTGTTACTATATAAGAAATTTTAAACAAAATTAAGCACAATTATATTAAAGTGAAGATAATAAAACGAAGTGAGGTGAATTATATGAGCTTTATCATTGATATCATCAAAGAAATCATCGGTTTATTCACTGGAAAATAATTTCTGAAATTGCTTTAAGGGACTGATATTTAATTAAATATCAGTCCCTTATTGGTAGTGTTAACTGAGTCATATTAAATTTTTATACATAAAACACCTCATTTTAAAGTTATGTTGGTGCATCTTTAAAACGAAGTGTCTTATTTTTGTATGAATTTATATAATTGTCCATTTTTGTAAAGCGCTGACGTCTATCGGAATAGTATGGAATCGGGTGAGAAATCTAATATTCTAATAAGATTTCATCGTACGAACGTAGCCCGTCAAAGAGGACTTGAAAATAGAATACAAGAGCTAAAGCTCTTGCATAAGAACTACTTGTCTTCATAAATGCAGTAGTAGTTCTTTAAAACCTTTATATGAATTGTACTACAAAGATCAAAATAATTACTATAGGTAAAATAAATTTAATTAAGTAATACCAAGGTATAAATAATCTAAGTTTATCTTTGCCAAAATGTGCTTTCAAATCATTTTTATCTAATAATTGACCAACAACTAGTGTTGTTCCTAATGCTCCCAATGGCATTAATATATTCGATACTAAAAAGTCCATATTATCAAAGATAGTACCTGCTGCAAATTGTATATGACCTAAACTCCCAAAAGATAGTGTTGCAGGGATACTGATTACGAACACTAATATACTTACATAAAATGCAACTGGCTTACGTTTTGAATTATCATTTTTTGTGAAGTTCGAAACGTTCAATTCTAATAGTGAAATAGAAGAAGTAAGTGCTGCAAATAAGAATAATATTAAAAAGATTAGGTAAAATCCTTGGCCAAATGCCATTTGATCAAATACTTTTGGTAATACTTTAAATAGTAACCCAGGCCCTTCTGTTGGGCTGTAGCCAAATGCTGAAATCGCAGGAAATATAGCTAAACCTGCCAAAATTGAAACCAGTATATTCATCGCTACAATAGAAATTGCTGAAGTCTTAATAGTCATCTCTTTTGACGCATAGCTCGCGTATGTAATCATGCCTGTTGTCCCTAATGATAATGTGAAGAAGGATTGCCCAAGTGCAAATAAGACACCCTCCATAGAAACTTCTTCTAGGCGTGGTTGCAAAATGTATTTTAGTCCTTCAAATGATCCTTCAAGCGTTAAAGATTTAATAACAATAACAATTAAAAAGATAAACAATAGTGGCATCATAAACTTAGAGGCTTTTTCTAAACCTTTTTCAACACCCATCATCACAATAAACATCGTTAACAATATAAAGATGCCTTGCCCAGTAATCGTTAAGAAAGGATTACTAATAATAGATTCAAACTGTATACTTCCTAATTGATTACCATTAAGGGTTAATATTTGAAGTGCAACGTTAAATATATAAATGATAATCCAACCACCTATCACACTATAAAAGCCAAATAGTATGAATACAGCTAAATTACCGTTCCATCCAATAACGTTCAACCATTTTTTCTTTGTTAACTTTTCATAAATTACAGTTGTATAAGTCTTCCCCAACTTACCAACAGTAAATTCCATCATTAATAGAGGTAGTCCGACAACTATCGTAAATATTAAAAACATTAATAAAAATGCGCCTCCGCCATACATACCAGCCATATATGGAAATTTCCACATTGCTCCTAGCCCTATAGCAGATCCTGCACTTGCTAAAATGAAGCCCGTCGATGACTTCCATTGTGATTGTTTACTCATAATTTTACATCCTTTGTGTTTTACAAAACTTCATTGCGTTAAAGCGTTTTA
This window harbors:
- a CDS encoding LysM peptidoglycan-binding domain-containing protein, whose translation is MRKKIIATVIGTSAIAAVTSANADAATTYKVKSGDSLWSIANKYDISISKLKSLNNLTSNVIFPNQTLKVSGSTSTSTNTSSGSTYTVKSGDTLSGIAAKHGTTYQKIMSLNNLSNTNIYPGQKLKVSGTASTGGSSSSGGTSSGSTTTYTVKSGDSLSAIAARYGTTYQKIMSLNGLSNTNIYPGQKLKVSGTASTGGSGSSGSTGYNTPIFNHSNLYDWGQCTYHVFNKRAQIGKGISTYWWNANSWDTGAAADGYTVDHKATVGSILQSDQGYYGHVAFVESVNSNGSITISEMNYGASPGIVTYRTIPASQVSSYKYIH
- a CDS encoding sodium-dependent transporter, which gives rise to MMSKQSQWKSSTGFILASAGSAIGLGAMWKFPYMAGMYGGGAFLLMFLIFTIVVGLPLLMMEFTVGKLGKTYTTVIYEKLTKKKWLNVIGWNGNLAVFILFGFYSVIGGWIIIYIFNVALQILTLNGNQLGSIQFESIISNPFLTITGQGIFILLTMFIVMMGVEKGLEKASKFMMPLLFIFLIVIVIKSLTLEGSFEGLKYILQPRLEEVSMEGVLFALGQSFFTLSLGTTGMITYASYASKEMTIKTSAISIVAMNILVSILAGLAIFPAISAFGYSPTEGPGLLFKVLPKVFDQMAFGQGFYLIFLILFLFAALTSSISLLELNVSNFTKNDNSKRKPVAFYVSILVFVISIPATLSFGSLGHIQFAAGTIFDNMDFLVSNILMPLGALGTTLVVGQLLDKNDLKAHFGKDKLRLFIPWYYLIKFILPIVIILIFVVQFI
- a CDS encoding arylamine N-acetyltransferase family protein, which translates into the protein MTNFKRLEAYLNINSDYYNKVDLETLNHYIHKYVLHVPFENINVLNKQLIALDDETMLHKIIQEHRGGFCYEQNRLFHSFLKEKGFDVYMVSATINTGKEWAMEGSHMALIVSLNHHKYLVDVGYADVPKKAMPLITNQNEVIDVNGKFRVKHIDTYTIEMQKYKKDDWETQYRAIDISKTLKDFAAGIEFNQHHSDSIFVQKLLVSKAKTYGRVTLSNAHLTIAKNGEVQKIPVTQNNYQTLLSDYFGIDDIRIQTFEQY
- the ilvD gene encoding dihydroxy-acid dehydratase, whose amino-acid sequence is MTKETEHTEDKKDLRIRSKVISEGVSRTPNRSYLRALGFEDEDFKKPMIGVASTWSEVTPCNMHIDGLARASKQGISEAGASPLIFNTITVSDGISMGTDGMRFSLPSREVIADSIETVVSAENLDGVVAIGGCDKNMPGCMIGIARLNLPAVFVFGGTIMPGKLDGKDLDAVSAFEGVGQYNNGEIEKEALHKVECAACPGAGACGGMFTANTMSSAIEAMGMSLPGSASHPAVSTNKMKDSRAAGKAVYNLLEQDIYPKDIMTKEAFENAITVVMALGGSTNAILHLLAIAHTIEVDLTLDDFEKIRKRVPHIADLRPSGKYVMAHLDEAGGIPGVMKLLYDNGLIHGDCLTVTGKTVAENLENESGLTDNKEIINFDKPKHATGPLVILKGNLAPEGAVAKISGLSVTYIKGPARVFDSESKATKAILNDDIKPGDVVVIRYAGPKGAPGMPEMLSASSILVGKGLGESVALVTDGRFSGGSHGLVIGHAAPESMVGGPMALLEENDTVTIDAENLEISFDVSDEELERRSQQWQAPPSKATRGTLAKYAKLVSSASKGAITD